In Planctomycetia bacterium, the genomic stretch TCGGTCACGAATCCGCGGAAGGGAACATGAGCACTACACTTTTCGACCGACCATCGGTAACCCGCCAAGCGCTGCACTCTTCGAGCGCCGTTTACACCGTTGTTCAGCAAACGACATTTGCCGCCCCCGTTGGAAGCGGCACAGCGCCCGTCAGCACAGTTGATTAGAGAAAGAATGGCAAGTCGGCGAAGGCGGAAACGAGAACGGCGATTAGCCGAGGCGAACGCAAACGCTCCCAGATGTCCTGGGGGTTGGGGGCGAGATGCGTCCCTTTCGCTTTCGGACCTAATCCTGCTGCGGCAGGCGATCAATCAAAACTGGCCAGTCCCGAGTGAAACGCGGGCGGCAATTGTCGCAAAGCTGTCAGAGGAATTGAACACAGCCAGTCCGCGTCGGTTTTTGTCAATTGCGGCTTCGTTGGCGGCGATGGATGCCGCGAACATCCGCATGGCTGTGGCGACTCATAACGTTGTCGATGCGAGGCCTGCCATGCCTTCCGAGCATTGCATTGACTGGCCATGGGCGGTGATGCCCTAGTGGCGTTTGCGTGCAAGTGCCCAACAACATGTACCACTGGCAAATTGGCAGGTGATTTGACCGAGGCGACCGAGTTGCCGGCGGAACCGAGATCACCACATTCAAGAGCCAACGCACTCAGCGAATCCGACTTTCCGCCGAGTCGCGTCCCTCTGCGAAAACTCATCGCCCACTCGGGCTTCATCTAGCCACGTTTTTTATCGACCTTGGCTGTAGTGTTTTTTCCTTCCACGCGACTGGCGAAGATGATGATGTTCAATTCACGGCAAGTGGCCACCAGAACCTCGATCCCCAGCCGCTTCGTTCCGGCAAAGAATTGCGAATAGAGCGACTGCTTGACACCAACTTTTTCGGCAAGCGAAGTTTGCGTCAGATTTAATTCGGCCATTCGCTGCCGCATCAGTTCACGAACGTCGTCAAGAAAAAGTTTATCGGCCATTTCAGATTGGCTCATGATTTCGGTCTCAGCTTTTAACCAGGCGACCACAGTTGAGTGCTTAACACCAACAGCTTTTTCTTTTTTCATTGTAATGCACCCCAAAAATTATCACCAGTGGTTATTGACTCGGCCCATTACTATAGGTTATACTACGCCACATCGCTTTTCAAGGGCCGCAAGTTTGGAGAAAGGCCGTGGCAAACAAGAGGGAATGGACCAAGCGAGTGTTCGATGGCGGGGAC encodes the following:
- a CDS encoding helix-turn-helix transcriptional regulator — its product is MKKEKAVGVKHSTVVAWLKAETEIMSQSEMADKLFLDDVRELMRQRMAELNLTQTSLAEKVGVKQSLYSQFFAGTKRLGIEVLVATCRELNIIIFASRVEGKNTTAKVDKKRG